Genomic segment of Candidatus Hydrogenedentota bacterium:
GCCGGCACACGCCGTTCTTCACGGGGTACCGCCCGCAGTTCTACTTCCGGACGACGGACGTGACGGGGGCGATGGACCTTCCCGAGGGCGTGGAGATGGTGATGCCGGGGGACAACATCCGGATCACGGCGGAGCTGATCACGCCGATCGCCATGGTGGAGGAGCTTCGCTTCGCCATCCGCGAGGGCGGCCGCACCGTCGGCGCCGGCGTCGTCACCAAGATTTTCGAATAACACAGTACAATCCGGGCCGCGCCCCCGCCCAACAGGGGGCGCGGTTTCCGACCCCCGCAGGGGTGTAGCACAATGGCTAGTGCAGCGGCCTCCAAAGCCGAAGGTTGGGGGTTCGAGTCCCTCCACCCCTGCCAGTTTTTCAGCGCGCCCGGCGCGTAAATGGAAGCAGGAAATATGGCCAAGCAGCTGGCGATGAACGACGAGAAGCCCGGCCTGTTCACCAGGGTCCGGTCCTTCTACGAGGATGTCATGTCCGAACTCCGGAAGGTCACCTGGCCCTCGCGGGACGACCTGAAGGCCTCGACCAAGGTGACCCTCTTTTTGATCGTGGTCATGGCCGTGATTGTGTTTGTCTACGACACCGTGCTCGGCGGTTTCATTATGGGCCTGCTCAGGCTGGCCGGCTAAGGGGTTCCGCAAGTGACGGAAAAGCGCCATCAAGAAGTCGCCGGCATGGAGGCGACGCCCGACCTTCCGGACGGGCTGAACCTGTTCCCTGTCCCGGACGACAACATCCCGCGCCGCTGGTACGCCCTGCACACCCATTCCGGCCAGGAGGGCACGGTCCGCAACATGCTGCTGAGCAAGCGGATCAACCTTGAGAACAAGGACCTCGTCTCGAACGTCTTTGTGCCCATCGAGATCGTCAAGGAGACCCGCGGCGGCGAGAAGAAAGTCTCCCGCCACAAGTTTTTCCCGGGCTACGTCCTGGTGCAGCTTCCCGAGCACCCGGAAAAGAACCCGGAACTCTGGATGCTCATCAAGGAGACGCCCGGCGTCACCGGGTTCATCGGATCGCGCACCGTCCCCGTGCCCCTTGAGGACGCGGAGGTGGAGGCCATCATCGAGATGGTCCGCGGCGAGCGCGAGCGGCCCAAGCCGAAGGTGGACTTCGAGGTCGGCTCCCGCGTGCGCATCACCGAGGGCCCCTTCGCCAATTTCCTCGGGAAAGTGGACGAGATCAACGTGGACCGCGGCACCCTCAAGGTGCTGGTGGAAATATTCGAACGCCTGACCAGCGTGGAAGTTGAAATCTGGCAGGTCGAGCAGATCTGAAAAACGGAGTGTCGTTCCCATGCCGCCCAAAAAGAAACAGATAAAGGCCTATGTGAAGCTCCAGTGCCCCGCCGGCGCCGCGAACCCCGCGCCCCCCGTGGGCCCCGCGCTGGGACAGCACGGCGTCAACATCATGGAGTTCTGCAAGCAGTTTAACGAGCGCACCAAGGAGCAGTCGGGCCTCGTGATCCCGGTCGTCATCACCGTCTTCGACGACCGCAGCTTCACCTTCATCACGAAGACCCCGCCCGCCCCCGTCCTCCTCAAGCGCGCCGCCAAGCTCGCCAAGGCCTCCGGCAAGCCCAACAAGGAGAAGGTGGGCACGGTGACGGACGCGC
This window contains:
- the tuf gene encoding elongation factor Tu (EF-Tu; promotes GTP-dependent binding of aminoacyl-tRNA to the A-site of ribosomes during protein biosynthesis; when the tRNA anticodon matches the mRNA codon, GTP hydrolysis results; the inactive EF-Tu-GDP leaves the ribosome and release of GDP is promoted by elongation factor Ts; many prokaryotes have two copies of the gene encoding EF-Tu) produces the protein RHTPFFTGYRPQFYFRTTDVTGAMDLPEGVEMVMPGDNIRITAELITPIAMVEELRFAIREGGRTVGAGVVTKIFE
- the secE gene encoding preprotein translocase subunit SecE produces the protein MAKQLAMNDEKPGLFTRVRSFYEDVMSELRKVTWPSRDDLKASTKVTLFLIVVMAVIVFVYDTVLGGFIMGLLRLAG
- the nusG gene encoding transcription termination/antitermination factor NusG; amino-acid sequence: MPRRWYALHTHSGQEGTVRNMLLSKRINLENKDLVSNVFVPIEIVKETRGGEKKVSRHKFFPGYVLVQLPEHPEKNPELWMLIKETPGVTGFIGSRTVPVPLEDAEVEAIIEMVRGERERPKPKVDFEVGSRVRITEGPFANFLGKVDEINVDRGTLKVLVEIFERLTSVEVEIWQVEQI
- the rplK gene encoding 50S ribosomal protein L11, translated to MPPKKKQIKAYVKLQCPAGAANPAPPVGPALGQHGVNIMEFCKQFNERTKEQSGLVIPVVITVFDDRSFTFITKTPPAPVLLKRAAKLAKASGKPNKEKVGTVTDAQVEEIARLKMPDLNAATLDAAKSMVRGTARSMGILVEG